One part of the Engraulis encrasicolus isolate BLACKSEA-1 chromosome 17, IST_EnEncr_1.0, whole genome shotgun sequence genome encodes these proteins:
- the crp1 gene encoding C-reactive protein codes for MWATAIFLSGVVTLCSASKGLGGKVLLFPYETDFSFVKLTPQKPLGLSAFTLCMRVATELTGERQIILFAYRTSDYDELNVWRERDGRVSFYLSGDGAFFHLPPLNTFRTHLCLTWASRTGLSAFWVDGRRSALQIYKPGHSIRPQGTALLGQDADKHLGDFEAVQSFAGEITDLCMWDYVLTGNQIKALYFNQGQRVPRPTVFDWQNIEYEIQGNVLVVADD; via the exons ATGTGGGCAACAGCCATTTTCCTGTCTGGTGTAGTAACACTCTGCTCAGCATCAAAAG GTTTAGGAGGTAAGGTGCTGCTGTTCCCATATGAGACCGACTTCAGCTTTGTCAAGCTCACCCCTCAGAAGCCTCTTGGCCTCAGCGCCTTCACGCTCTGCATGCGCGTGGCCACGGAGCTTACGGGAGAGCGGCAGATCATCCTGTTTGCCTATCGCACGTCTGACTACGACGAGCTGAACGTGTGGCGCGAAAGAGACGGCCGCGTGTCCTTCTACCTGAGTGGAGACGGCGCCTTCTTCCACCTGCCACCGCTGAACACGTTCCGCACGCACCTCTGCCTCACCTGGGCCTCGCGCACGGGCCTCTCCGCGTTCTGGGTGGATGGCCGCCGGAGCGCGCTCCAAATCTACAAGCCGGGGCATTCGATCCGCCCTCAGGGCACGGCGCTTCTCGGCCAGGATGCAGATAAACACCTGGGCGACTTTGAGGCCGTCCAAAGCTTCGCTGGAGAGATCACCGACCTCTGTATGTGGGACTATGTGTTGACAGGTAACCAAATCAAAGCGCTGTACTTCAACCAGGGCCAGAGAGTTCCACGCCCAACCGTTTTCGACTGGCAGAACATAGAGTATGAAATTCAAGGCAATGTGTTGGTCGTTGCTGATGACTGA